Proteins encoded in a region of the Fusarium falciforme chromosome 6, complete sequence genome:
- a CDS encoding Oxidored-FMN domain-containing protein, translated as MAAPRYGSPGVDPAPLFEPLTFTPSGRTGPNRFLKAATSERLASWDPKDESARGIPSKQLITLYRSWGAGGWGQILTGNIATDAVHLEAAGNAIIKASDPFEGPRFEAFKELAAAGKENGSLLLGQITHAGRQVESWIQPNPISASAVPLRESATGRTYGEAREATKEDIASIIEGFAHAAEYLEKAGFDGIELHGAHGYLLAQFLSPRTNKRTDEYGGSLENRSRIVFEIANEIRKRVSPKFILGIKINSVEYQPEGITLDDAKNFSIALENAHFDFIEISGGNYEKLAFKHVKEENRKRENYFLTQAEEIIKSLKGETRVFSTGGFKTTEGLVNSLATLDGVGIGRAACQDPGLPNAIKNEGATGVLKQAYDEEGFQAMALVFVLINQIANGLRPADFSVQENVDEAWEKAKQHLQRVAEDKEHYVI; from the coding sequence ATGGCTGCACCAAGATACGGCTCGCCAGGTGTTGATCCTGCACCGCTCTTTGAGCCCTTAACCTTTACACCTTCTGGACGCACCGGACCGAACCGCTTCCTCAAAGCCGCTACGTCTGAACGACTAGCCTCATGGGACCCCAAGGACGAATCAGCCCGAGGAATTCCCTCAAAGCAACTCATCACCCTATACAGAAGTTGGGGCGCCGGCGGATGGGGCCAGATTCTCACGGGCAACATCGCCACCGACGCCGTGCATCTCGAAGCAGCTGGtaacgccatcatcaaggcaaGCGATCCCTTTGAAGGTCCCCGATTTGAAGCCTTCAAGGAACTAGCTGCTGCCGGAAAAGAAAATGGCAGCCTCTTGCTCGGCCAAATCACCCATGCAGGCCGTCAAGTCGAATCCTGGATACAGCCCAACCCCATCAGCGCTTCTGCGGTCCCTCTAAGAGAGTCCGCTACGGGCCGTACCTATGGTGAAGCACGAGAGGCGACTAAGGAAGACATTGCCTCCATCATCGAAGGATTTGCTCACGCAGCAGAGTACCTGGAAAAGGCTGGCTTTGACGGCATTGAGCTTCACGGTGCTCACGGCTATCTACTCGCTCAATTCCTCAGCCCCCGTACCAACAAGCGAACCGATGAGTACGGAGGCAGCCTCGAGAACCGTTCCCGAATCGTCTTTGAGATTGCCAACGAGATCCGAAAACGCGTGAGCCCCAAGTTCATCCTAGGCATCAAGATCAACTCGGTCGAGTACCAACCAGAAGGCATCACACTCGACGACGCCAAGAACTTCAGCATTGCGTTGGAGAATGCTCATTTCGACTTTATCGAGATCTCCGGTGGAAACTATGAGAAGCTAGCATTCAAGCACGTTAAGGAGGAGAACCGCAAACGCGAGAATTACTTCCTCACCCAGGCAGAGGAAATCATCAAATCCCTCAAGGGAGAAACCAGAGTATTTTCAACTGGAGGATTCAAGACGACCGAAGGTCTTGTCAACTCCCTCGCCACCCTCGACGGCGTAGGTATCGGGCGAGCAGCCTGCCAGGACCCCGGACTCCCTAACGCGATCAAGAACGAGGGCGCAACCGGAGTTTTGAAGCAGGCGTATGATGAAGAGGGTTTCCAAGCGATGGCTCTTGTTTTTGTGCTCATCAACCAGATTGCAAACGGTTTACGGCCAGCAGACTTTTCGGTGCAAGAGAATGTTGATGAGGCGTGGGAAAAGGCGAAGCAGCATTTGCAGCGGGTTGCAGAGGACAAGGAGCATTATGTGATCTAG